From a single Rutidosis leptorrhynchoides isolate AG116_Rl617_1_P2 chromosome 5, CSIRO_AGI_Rlap_v1, whole genome shotgun sequence genomic region:
- the LOC139848787 gene encoding uncharacterized protein — protein sequence MANLKADSPLSRRIVLSFLDFLNSVEFTSDCDLESLEVAEDCLLEVFKIDSSSSTSSVPKSDSLVHIFSSQPGPDNGIKSDSVNDPVYSKTPDASQTLGVTDKQDNDTIGVSEDELFAQFYDAQEKAGLFDMYTPDEANYRACGLFNCALEDMEEYGVEVLNLKNLADIFKLKGNDAMLFKWYPDAIFLYTIAIALCVDNAIYYCNRAAAYTHDKKYSEAISDCETAIEINPSYSKAYSRLGYVYFVQGNYSDAINKGYKKALQLDPENESVKENIQVSKHILRFD from the exons ATGGCGAATTTGAAGGCTGATTCCCCTCTCTCTCGTCGCATCGTCCTCTCTTTTCTCGATTTTCTGAATTCTG TTGAATTTACTTCTGATTGTGATCTTGAAAGTCTTGAAGTTGCAGAAGACTGCTTATTAGAGGTTTTTAAGATTGATTCTTCATCGTCTACTTCCAGCGTGCCAAAATCTGATTCTCTGGTCCATATATTCAGTTCACAACCAGGACCGGATAACGGGATTAAATCAGATTCGGTTAATGATCCGGTTTATTCCAAAACTCCCGATGCATCACAAACTCTG GGTGTAACTGACAAACAGGATAATGATACCATCG GGGTGAGTGAGGATGAACTTTTTGCTCAATTTTATGATGCTCAAGAAAAGGCTGGTTTATTTGATATGTATACACCGGATGAAGCTAATTATAGGGCATGCGGGTTGTTCAACTGTGCTTTAGAG GATATGGAAGAATATGGAGTTGAAGTGTTGAATCTTAAAAATCTAGCTGATATCTTCAAGCTAAAAG GTAATGATGCTATGCTATTTAAGTGGTACCCGGATGCAATTTTTCTTTACACTATTGCTATTGCACTTTGTGTTGATAATGCTATCTATTATTGCAACAG AGCAGCTGCTTATACTCATGACAAAAAGTATTCCGAAGCAATTAGCGACTGTGAAACGGCAATTGAAATCAATCCGTCCTACAGCAAAGCTTATAGCCGTCTAGGTTATGTTTATTTTGTTCAAGGAAATTACAGTGACGCCATCAATAAAGGCTATAAGAAAG CCTTGCAATTGGATCCAGAGAATGAATCTGTGAAAGAAAATATCCAGGTTAGTAAGCACATccttcggtttgattaa
- the LOC139848393 gene encoding uncharacterized protein → MDSMEVFEKSVVAVPTNVIYLSTILDQDGPNSNSVHKCDWKCENEHVCGNMFRCKLTGLTHICDKNCNQRIVYDNHNSICRVSRQIFPLTETEVQAVKGVRRKLEDESCSSSSQESCAFKRRRSGQFYPSPFERSFSAVAPICSQVGDGMDLN, encoded by the coding sequence ATGGACTCAATGGAGGTATTTGAAAAATCTGTTGTAGCTGTGCCTACAAATGTTATTTATCTGTCAACTATACTAGACCAAGATGGCCCAAATTCGAACTCTGTTCACAAGTGTGATTGGAAATGTGAAAACGAGCATGTGTGTGGGAACATGTTCCGCTGCAAACTAACTGGGCTCACACATATTTGTGACAAAAACTGTAACCAGCGAATTGTTTATGATAACCATAACTCTATTTGTAGAGTGAGCCGTCAAATTTTTCCGTTAACCGAAACTGAAGTACAGGCTGTCAAAGGCGTTCGAAGGAAGCTTGAAGATGAGAGTTGCTCTTCTTCTTCTCAGGAGAGTTGCGCTTTTAAGCGCAGGAGGAGTGGACAATTTTACCCCTCTCCTTTTGAGAGATCGTTTTCTGCCGTTGCGCCCATTTGCAGTCAAGTTGGAGATGGCATGGATCTTAATTAA